One window of the Thermodesulfomicrobium sp. WS genome contains the following:
- a CDS encoding glycosyltransferase family 2 protein, which yields MSSRPPITGLVLTKDGERHLEACLCSLAFCDEILVVDSESTDRTRDIAAACGARVLVRHWTGPADQFRFAFAEIHTPWVVSLDQDEILSPALQASIQAALADPGDAVAFLCPRASFYFDRFLRHSGWYPDLLPRVFLLEKTEVHVSPPHYGFRPHGPTRRLAGDILHYPYANLAQHVEKMNAYTQIAAQDLVRQGKHPSVLTALAHGLARFAKIYVLRAGFLDGRAGFVLAINGFFYAFHKYLRATELALHTHNTS from the coding sequence GTGTCTAGCCGCCCTCCGATCACGGGACTCGTACTCACCAAAGACGGGGAGCGCCACCTGGAAGCCTGCCTGTGCTCCCTGGCGTTCTGCGACGAGATCCTGGTGGTGGACTCCGAGAGTACTGACCGCACCCGGGACATCGCTGCCGCCTGTGGGGCGCGGGTGCTGGTGCGGCACTGGACAGGTCCGGCGGACCAGTTCCGTTTTGCCTTTGCTGAGATCCACACCCCATGGGTGGTCTCCCTAGACCAAGACGAGATCCTCTCGCCGGCGCTGCAGGCGTCCATTCAGGCGGCTCTCGCCGACCCAGGCGACGCCGTGGCCTTTCTCTGTCCGCGGGCGTCCTTCTATTTCGACCGATTCTTACGCCATAGCGGCTGGTATCCCGACCTCCTGCCCCGGGTCTTTCTCTTGGAAAAGACCGAGGTGCACGTCTCCCCCCCGCACTACGGTTTTCGCCCTCACGGTCCCACCCGACGCCTTGCAGGCGACATCCTCCACTACCCCTATGCCAACCTGGCCCAGCACGTGGAAAAGATGAACGCCTACACCCAAATCGCGGCCCAAGACCTGGTGCGGCAGGGAAAACATCCCTCGGTGCTCACGGCCCTGGCCCATGGACTCGCCCGCTTTGCCAAGATATATGTGTTGCGTGCGGGCTTTCTCGACGGCCGTGCGGGTTTTGTGCTGGCTATCAACGGCTTTTTCTACGCCTTCCACAAATACCTCCGCGCCACGGAACTTGCCCTCCACACCCACAACACCTCCTAA
- a CDS encoding HD domain-containing protein, which produces MTMKQTYLSDLTPGDPVADLFAVTAAQRREAKNGPYWQITLMDKSGQMEARIWAPTSQAVTDVPRGTIARVEGTVTRYNGQTQINVSSFLLVDPASVELADFMTTSATPAAELLAQLEALLDAGLTYTPWRTLCSLVLTDPEIRTALIQAPGAKKVHHAYVGGLLEHTLAVMRLTQAIAALYPEADQEILLVATLFHDLGKAFEIRTGLEREYTDAGRLVGHLILGMEILDRFLAQVPELPEGLALHLRHLVVSHHGQPEFGTPREPMTVEAFILHFADNLDAKIATTRAALAGSPPLSWSERIPALGRAVFEPLRTPRPASAATAPANDKAQA; this is translated from the coding sequence ATGACCATGAAGCAAACCTATCTCAGCGACCTTACCCCAGGCGACCCAGTGGCGGATCTCTTCGCCGTCACCGCCGCCCAACGCCGGGAGGCCAAAAACGGCCCCTATTGGCAGATTACCCTCATGGACAAAAGCGGCCAGATGGAGGCCCGCATCTGGGCGCCTACCAGCCAGGCCGTTACGGACGTGCCCCGCGGGACCATCGCCAGGGTGGAGGGCACGGTCACCAGGTACAACGGCCAGACGCAAATCAATGTCAGCTCGTTCCTGCTCGTGGACCCAGCCTCCGTGGAACTTGCGGACTTCATGACCACCAGCGCCACCCCGGCTGCAGAGCTTCTCGCCCAGCTGGAAGCGCTCCTGGATGCCGGCCTCACCTACACCCCGTGGCGCACCCTCTGCTCCTTGGTGCTCACGGACCCGGAAATCCGTACGGCGCTGATTCAGGCCCCAGGGGCCAAAAAAGTACACCACGCCTACGTCGGGGGGCTTCTGGAGCACACCCTGGCGGTCATGCGCCTTACCCAAGCCATCGCCGCCCTCTACCCTGAGGCGGACCAAGAGATTCTGCTGGTGGCCACCCTCTTCCACGACCTGGGCAAGGCCTTTGAGATCCGCACGGGCCTGGAGCGAGAGTACACCGATGCCGGCCGGCTCGTCGGACACCTGATTTTGGGGATGGAGATCCTCGACCGCTTCCTCGCCCAGGTACCCGAACTCCCTGAAGGCCTTGCCCTGCATCTGCGGCACCTGGTGGTGAGCCACCACGGACAGCCGGAATTCGGCACTCCCCGAGAGCCCATGACCGTGGAGGCCTTCATCCTCCACTTTGCCGACAACCTGGATGCCAAAATCGCCACCACCCGGGCGGCCCTGGCAGGCTCCCCCCCATTGTCCTGGTCGGAGCGCATCCCGGCGCTGGGCCGGGCCGTGTTCGAGCCCCTGCGCACCCCGCGCCCTGCATCCGCCGCTACCGCGCCTGCGAACGACAAGGCACAGGCATAA
- a CDS encoding L-serine ammonia-lyase — MQSLRELYRIGMGPSSSHTMGPRRAAEVFRQKHPDAARVRVTLHGSLAATGKGHLTDQAILQGLAPLQAEILWDPKPLAFHPNGMTFETLSEQGTPTATWTVFSIGGGEIREPSGQVEPAPSIYPLRHMATILAWAQDSGRPFWALVDDVEPDIWEYLAKVWSAMRAAISEGSKAEGVLPGGLKLQRKAKSVLARAKNLRGSMRRTALLTAYALAVAEHNAAGGMVVTAPTCGSCGIVPAVLAYLHKDMELDETDILRALATAGLVGNIVKTNASIAGAEVGCQGEVGVACAMAAAAAAQILGGSPAQVEYAAEMGLEHHLGLTCDPILGLVQVPCIERNAFAAIRALSAAEYALLTDGRHLISFDQVVEAMQQTGHDLPSLYRETAQGGLARVFQGSEKTSKSLSSQGD, encoded by the coding sequence ATGCAGTCCCTGCGAGAACTCTACCGTATCGGCATGGGCCCCTCCAGCAGCCATACCATGGGTCCGCGCCGGGCCGCGGAGGTCTTTCGGCAAAAACATCCGGACGCCGCCCGCGTGCGCGTCACCCTGCATGGGAGCCTCGCCGCCACCGGCAAAGGCCACTTGACGGACCAGGCCATCCTCCAGGGACTTGCCCCCCTGCAGGCGGAAATCCTCTGGGATCCCAAGCCGCTGGCCTTTCATCCCAATGGCATGACCTTCGAAACCCTCTCGGAGCAGGGCACCCCCACGGCCACCTGGACGGTGTTCAGCATCGGCGGCGGAGAGATCCGCGAGCCAAGCGGCCAGGTGGAACCGGCGCCGTCCATCTACCCCCTGCGCCACATGGCCACGATCCTCGCCTGGGCGCAGGACTCCGGCCGCCCCTTCTGGGCCTTGGTGGACGACGTGGAGCCGGACATCTGGGAATACCTGGCCAAGGTGTGGAGCGCCATGCGCGCCGCCATCAGCGAAGGCAGCAAGGCCGAAGGGGTGCTCCCCGGAGGACTCAAGCTCCAGCGCAAGGCCAAGTCCGTCCTTGCCCGCGCCAAGAACCTGCGTGGAAGCATGCGGCGCACGGCCCTGCTTACCGCCTACGCCCTGGCGGTGGCGGAGCACAACGCCGCAGGCGGCATGGTGGTTACCGCCCCCACCTGCGGGTCATGTGGGATCGTACCGGCGGTGCTCGCCTATCTCCACAAGGACATGGAACTGGACGAAACGGACATCCTCCGGGCCTTGGCCACGGCAGGGCTGGTGGGCAACATCGTCAAGACCAATGCCTCCATCGCCGGGGCGGAGGTGGGCTGCCAGGGCGAAGTGGGCGTGGCCTGCGCCATGGCCGCCGCCGCTGCGGCGCAGATCCTCGGCGGATCTCCGGCTCAGGTGGAATACGCCGCCGAGATGGGTTTGGAGCACCACTTGGGGCTCACCTGCGACCCTATCCTGGGGCTGGTGCAGGTCCCCTGCATCGAGCGCAACGCCTTTGCCGCCATCCGTGCCCTGTCCGCCGCGGAGTATGCCCTGCTCACCGACGGCCGCCATCTCATCAGTTTCGATCAGGTGGTGGAGGCCATGCAGCAGACCGGCCACGACCTTCCTTCCCTGTACCGGGAGACCGCGCAAGGCGGACTGGCCCGGGTGTTCCAAGGCTCCGAGAAAACTTCAAAGAGCCTCTCTTCCCAAGGCGATTGA
- a CDS encoding 2-oxoacid:ferredoxin oxidoreductase subunit beta, with the protein MAAITELIHDYLRHNKKFPHVLCAGCGHGIVLGALIRSIHALGLSKDDVALVAGIGCSGRVAVYVDFNTVHTCHGRALTVATGIKMAHPKLKVIALMGDGDALAIGGNHFIHAARRNIGITALVLNNSIYGMTGGQASPASPLGTMSTTTPFGQLERSFDVVDLGLACGAGYVARATAMHALLLGKLLEEALTRPGFCLVEVFTPCPTQYGRKNGFKSAVDMYRWYKERAVKRDRWDTLSKERQAQSFPIGVFRDAPQPGLEERYYAACSSLQEKTSCQPHQ; encoded by the coding sequence ATGGCGGCCATTACCGAACTCATTCACGACTACTTGCGCCACAATAAGAAGTTTCCACACGTGCTCTGCGCTGGCTGCGGGCATGGCATCGTGCTCGGGGCCTTGATCCGCAGCATCCACGCCCTGGGGCTCTCCAAGGACGACGTGGCCCTGGTGGCAGGCATCGGTTGTTCGGGCCGGGTGGCGGTGTATGTGGATTTCAACACGGTGCACACCTGTCACGGCCGGGCCCTCACCGTGGCTACAGGCATCAAGATGGCTCATCCGAAGCTCAAGGTCATCGCCCTCATGGGTGATGGCGATGCCTTGGCCATTGGCGGCAACCATTTCATCCACGCCGCTCGGCGTAACATCGGCATCACCGCCTTGGTGCTCAACAATTCCATCTATGGGATGACCGGCGGTCAAGCGTCGCCGGCGTCGCCCCTAGGCACCATGTCCACGACCACGCCGTTTGGCCAATTGGAGCGGTCTTTCGATGTGGTGGACTTGGGTCTTGCCTGTGGTGCGGGGTATGTGGCCCGGGCTACAGCCATGCATGCCCTGCTTCTGGGAAAACTCCTGGAAGAGGCACTCACCCGGCCGGGTTTCTGCCTGGTGGAGGTGTTCACCCCCTGCCCCACGCAGTATGGTCGCAAAAACGGCTTCAAGAGCGCTGTGGATATGTACCGTTGGTACAAGGAGCGGGCCGTGAAGCGGGATCGTTGGGATACCTTGTCCAAGGAGCGCCAGGCCCAGTCCTTTCCCATCGGCGTGTTCCGGGATGCCCCCCAGCCGGGCCTTGAAGAGCGCTACTATGCCGCGTGTTCCAGTTTGCAGGAGAAGACGTCATGCCAGCCACATCAATAG
- a CDS encoding amino acid ABC transporter permease, with the protein MAYYEGMLFGVRIPLCWRIWWHHPGWVWARVLLTLAVLGWLLIRGAEHVGYTWQWSRLWPYVLRTQDGLAPGPILLGLAQTIQVSLWGLGGMALGAVSLALMRLSASPVARAVSRVVLDAVRNTPLIVQIFFLYFVAAPILGIDRFVTAIVALALFEGAYASEILRAGILAVPQGQWEAGRSLGLSSWHLWTRVVLPQAVRTVLPALVNQGVSLIKDSALVSTIAVYDLTMRAGAVVAETFLVFETWFFVAGMYLVLTGTLSWVAFRMHGPSSLNPLSGGCHAPSCTFLAASCHGSFGFRRAKLGTKHLG; encoded by the coding sequence GTGGCGTACTACGAGGGTATGCTGTTTGGCGTGCGCATTCCATTATGCTGGAGGATCTGGTGGCACCATCCGGGATGGGTGTGGGCGCGGGTGCTGCTCACCCTGGCCGTCCTCGGGTGGCTGCTCATACGTGGAGCGGAGCACGTGGGCTACACCTGGCAATGGAGCCGGCTCTGGCCGTATGTGCTCCGCACCCAGGACGGTCTCGCCCCGGGCCCCATCCTCCTCGGTCTTGCCCAAACCATCCAGGTGAGCCTCTGGGGGCTTGGCGGCATGGCCCTGGGAGCCGTGAGCCTTGCCCTCATGCGGCTATCGGCCTCGCCCGTGGCCCGCGCCGTCTCCCGGGTGGTGCTGGATGCAGTGCGCAACACCCCGCTCATCGTCCAGATTTTCTTCCTCTATTTCGTCGCCGCCCCGATCCTCGGCATTGACCGATTCGTCACCGCCATCGTGGCCCTGGCCCTGTTCGAGGGGGCGTATGCCTCGGAGATCCTGCGCGCCGGCATCCTGGCCGTACCCCAAGGCCAATGGGAAGCCGGACGCAGCCTGGGCCTGTCCTCCTGGCACCTGTGGACTCGGGTCGTCCTGCCCCAAGCCGTGCGCACGGTGCTTCCTGCATTGGTGAACCAAGGGGTCTCCCTCATCAAGGACTCTGCCCTGGTGTCCACCATCGCGGTCTACGACCTCACCATGCGCGCCGGCGCCGTGGTGGCGGAGACGTTTCTCGTCTTCGAGACCTGGTTTTTCGTCGCCGGCATGTATCTCGTGCTCACGGGAACCCTCTCGTGGGTCGCATTCCGCATGCACGGTCCCTCATCCCTCAACCCGCTTTCTGGAGGTTGTCATGCGCCATCGTGTACGTTCCTTGCTGCTTCTTGCCATGGTTCTTTTGGGTTTCGCCGCGCCAAGCTCGGCACAAAACACCTTGGATGA
- a CDS encoding 2-oxoacid:acceptor oxidoreductase subunit alpha — translation MASKKRARKELFAQGNDAVVEGALLAGCTFYAGYPITPSTEIAEGMAARLPYVPNGVFIQMEDEIASLGAAIGASLAGRKAMTATSGPGFSLMQEHIGYACMVEAPVVIVNVMRGGPSTGLPTSPAQGDVQQARWGTHGDHSIIVLSASNVQECLEMTVTAFNFAEKYRTPVILLLDEVTAHTRERLVIPEAGEVEIFSRVAPSMPPEWYVPYEDGLRGVPPMPAMGSGYRYHVTGLTHDRNGFPTSRPDEVQALISRQFRKIDQFFYDIQLTESYWCDDAEVAVVAYGCVARSARLAVDLAREQGVRAGLLHLKTLFPFPRPAVEAVLRTCSRVVIPEMNMGQISREVKRVNNGLAAIRTVNRIDGQIITPQEILKPLLRG, via the coding sequence ATGGCGAGCAAGAAACGCGCTCGTAAGGAACTCTTCGCCCAAGGCAACGACGCCGTGGTGGAAGGGGCCCTTTTGGCCGGCTGTACGTTCTATGCTGGCTATCCCATCACTCCGTCCACAGAGATCGCCGAGGGCATGGCCGCCCGGCTGCCATACGTCCCGAACGGGGTGTTCATCCAGATGGAAGACGAGATTGCGAGTCTTGGCGCGGCCATTGGCGCGTCCTTGGCCGGGCGCAAGGCCATGACCGCTACCTCGGGCCCGGGGTTTTCCCTCATGCAGGAGCATATCGGCTACGCCTGCATGGTGGAGGCGCCAGTGGTCATCGTCAATGTCATGCGCGGTGGGCCGAGCACAGGGCTCCCTACGAGCCCGGCTCAAGGCGATGTGCAGCAGGCCCGCTGGGGGACGCACGGGGATCATTCCATCATCGTGCTCTCGGCAAGTAATGTCCAAGAATGTCTGGAAATGACCGTGACGGCCTTCAATTTCGCCGAAAAGTACCGCACTCCGGTGATTCTGCTCCTCGATGAGGTGACGGCCCATACGCGCGAGCGGCTGGTGATTCCGGAAGCAGGAGAGGTGGAGATCTTTTCTCGGGTGGCGCCCTCCATGCCCCCGGAGTGGTACGTGCCCTACGAAGACGGCCTGCGTGGGGTGCCGCCCATGCCGGCCATGGGCTCCGGCTACCGCTACCACGTCACGGGGCTTACCCATGACCGCAACGGATTTCCCACCTCGCGGCCGGACGAAGTCCAGGCCCTCATTTCCCGGCAGTTCCGCAAGATCGACCAGTTCTTCTACGACATCCAGCTCACGGAGTCCTACTGGTGCGACGACGCCGAGGTGGCGGTGGTGGCCTACGGGTGCGTGGCCCGCTCAGCGCGTTTGGCCGTGGATCTGGCCCGAGAACAGGGCGTGCGGGCGGGGCTTCTCCATTTGAAGACCCTGTTTCCTTTCCCGCGGCCTGCGGTGGAGGCGGTGCTGCGCACCTGCTCCCGGGTGGTGATCCCGGAGATGAACATGGGACAGATTTCGCGCGAGGTAAAACGGGTGAACAACGGCCTGGCAGCTATCCGTACCGTGAACCGCATCGATGGCCAGATCATCACCCCCCAGGAAATCCTCAAACCCCTGCTGCGAGGCTGA
- the surE gene encoding 5'/3'-nucleotidase SurE — MDILLTNDDGINAVGLRALYRTLLNGGHSVRVVAPVTEQSAVGHAITLFSPLRVVEVQEVGFEGLGVVGTPADCVKLAVHHVLARRPDLVISGINAGANVGVDVLYSGTVSAATEGALAGIRALAVSVDDFRPWDLSAQALCTASFVADFPWASLPPLTVLNLNFPAGPLPYPPRIEVCPQTSATYRDWYIERADPRGRPYYWLGGVIPEELVQPGTDRALLSQGCITLTPLTFDLTHWAFLNVLRDTLRQPDQGGAHAPDHTESDV, encoded by the coding sequence ATGGACATTCTCCTCACCAACGACGACGGCATCAATGCCGTAGGGCTGCGCGCCCTGTACCGCACCTTGCTCAATGGTGGACACAGCGTGCGGGTGGTGGCCCCAGTGACCGAGCAAAGCGCCGTGGGTCATGCCATCACCTTGTTTTCTCCCCTGCGCGTGGTGGAGGTGCAGGAGGTGGGCTTCGAGGGATTAGGCGTGGTGGGCACCCCGGCCGATTGCGTCAAGCTAGCGGTGCATCACGTGCTTGCGCGGCGGCCCGATCTGGTGATCTCGGGCATCAATGCTGGTGCCAACGTGGGCGTGGACGTGCTCTATTCCGGCACGGTCTCTGCGGCGACGGAAGGGGCCTTGGCCGGGATCCGCGCCTTGGCCGTATCCGTGGACGACTTCCGTCCCTGGGATCTTTCCGCTCAAGCCCTGTGCACCGCCTCCTTCGTGGCGGACTTTCCCTGGGCGTCGCTGCCGCCGCTCACGGTGCTCAACCTCAATTTTCCGGCAGGACCCTTGCCCTATCCGCCGCGTATCGAGGTGTGTCCGCAGACCAGCGCCACCTATCGGGATTGGTACATCGAGCGGGCCGATCCCCGCGGTCGGCCGTATTATTGGCTCGGAGGCGTCATCCCCGAGGAGTTGGTGCAGCCAGGTACGGACCGGGCCTTGCTCTCCCAAGGCTGCATCACCCTGACGCCACTCACTTTTGACCTCACCCATTGGGCGTTTTTGAACGTCTTGCGAGATACCCTTCGTCAACCCGATCAAGGAGGAGCCCATGCCCCTGACCACACCGAAAGCGATGTTTGA
- a CDS encoding transporter substrate-binding domain-containing protein gives MRHRVRSLLLLAMVLLGFAAPSSAQNTLDEVVRRGVLRVGFDTFVPWAMKDKNGEYMGFEIDVARKLAEDMGVQVEFVPTKWSGIIPALLAGKFDIIIGGMGITPARNLKVNFSIPYEFSGMSIVANAQTASHKTSLDAFNSPDVVIAVKTGATSVAAVQKFMPKATMRMFEDEAQALQEVLTGRAHAMVASAPFPEHQAVRHKDRLYLPLAGQTFTREPIGFAVPKGDHDFLNFLNNWITIQQTQGWLEERYTYWFRTLDWQSRLQ, from the coding sequence ATGCGCCATCGTGTACGTTCCTTGCTGCTTCTTGCCATGGTTCTTTTGGGTTTCGCCGCGCCAAGCTCGGCACAAAACACCTTGGATGAAGTCGTGCGCCGTGGGGTGCTTCGGGTCGGATTCGACACCTTCGTCCCCTGGGCCATGAAGGACAAAAACGGCGAGTACATGGGCTTTGAAATCGACGTGGCCCGCAAGCTGGCCGAAGACATGGGGGTACAGGTGGAATTCGTGCCCACCAAGTGGTCGGGCATCATCCCGGCGCTGCTGGCCGGCAAGTTCGACATCATCATCGGCGGCATGGGCATTACGCCGGCACGGAACCTCAAGGTCAATTTCAGCATCCCCTACGAGTTCTCCGGCATGTCCATCGTGGCCAATGCCCAAACAGCATCCCACAAGACAAGCCTCGATGCCTTCAACAGCCCGGACGTCGTCATTGCGGTGAAGACCGGCGCCACCTCCGTGGCCGCGGTCCAGAAGTTCATGCCCAAAGCCACCATGCGCATGTTCGAGGACGAGGCCCAGGCCCTCCAAGAGGTCCTCACCGGCCGCGCCCACGCCATGGTGGCCTCGGCGCCCTTCCCCGAACACCAGGCAGTACGCCACAAGGACCGCCTCTATCTGCCCCTTGCGGGCCAGACCTTCACCCGCGAACCCATCGGCTTCGCCGTGCCCAAGGGCGACCACGACTTCCTCAATTTCCTCAACAACTGGATCACCATCCAGCAAACCCAAGGCTGGCTGGAAGAGCGCTACACCTACTGGTTCCGCACCCTGGATTGGCAGTCGCGCCTCCAATGA
- a CDS encoding 2-oxoacid:acceptor oxidoreductase family protein produces the protein MPATSIDRFEIRLSGLGGQGILTLGRILGQALALEHGYHVAQTQSYGPEARGGASRADVVVSSRPISYPKPVNLDLLVALSQEACNLYYRDLKAEGLLLVDADMVPQPPTNRFCALPFTALAREKLGNAQAMNIVCLGALVHVLPMLSLKAVKATLPAVLPPKIVELNLKAVELGHARAKKQYPDIAKQWTFSSPTTTASMP, from the coding sequence ATGCCAGCCACATCAATAGATCGTTTCGAGATCCGGCTCTCTGGCCTGGGCGGCCAGGGTATTTTGACCCTGGGGCGCATTCTTGGTCAGGCCCTGGCCTTGGAGCACGGCTATCATGTGGCCCAGACGCAAAGTTACGGTCCTGAGGCCCGGGGCGGGGCGAGCCGCGCCGACGTGGTGGTGAGTTCTCGTCCCATCAGCTATCCCAAACCGGTGAATCTGGACCTCTTGGTGGCCTTGAGCCAGGAGGCCTGTAACCTGTATTATCGGGATCTCAAGGCGGAGGGCCTGCTCTTGGTGGATGCGGACATGGTGCCGCAACCGCCCACTAACCGGTTTTGCGCGCTCCCCTTTACCGCCCTTGCCCGGGAAAAGCTGGGAAACGCGCAGGCCATGAACATCGTGTGCCTGGGGGCGTTGGTGCATGTGCTGCCCATGCTCTCCCTGAAGGCGGTGAAGGCAACACTCCCCGCAGTATTGCCCCCTAAGATCGTGGAGCTCAATCTCAAGGCCGTGGAGCTGGGGCACGCACGGGCCAAAAAACAGTATCCGGATATTGCCAAACAATGGACATTCTCCTCACCAACGACGACGGCATCAATGCCGTAG
- the tmk gene encoding dTMP kinase produces the protein MFLTLEGMEGCGKTTQQRLLAEYFIRHGHDVLTTREPGGSRLGAELRRLLLDPAATDITREAELFLYLADRAQHVATVIRPALGAGRMVLCDRFADSTIVYQGYGRGMIPARLAELCDLAVAGLWPDLTIVLDVDPETGLRRALARNLSTGAPDESRFEAEDLAFHTRIREGYLTWAALNRARIAVVDATGTPETVFDAILRVLEERGRV, from the coding sequence ATGTTTCTTACCCTCGAAGGCATGGAAGGCTGCGGGAAAACCACCCAACAGCGGCTGCTTGCCGAGTATTTCATCCGTCACGGCCACGACGTACTCACCACCCGTGAGCCCGGAGGAAGCCGCCTGGGCGCAGAACTGCGGCGGCTTTTGCTCGATCCTGCGGCCACGGACATCACCCGCGAGGCCGAGCTCTTTCTCTACCTTGCCGACCGCGCCCAGCATGTAGCCACGGTCATCCGCCCGGCCCTGGGTGCCGGACGAATGGTGCTCTGCGACCGGTTCGCGGACTCCACCATCGTCTACCAAGGCTACGGCCGCGGCATGATCCCGGCCCGGCTGGCGGAACTCTGCGACCTGGCGGTGGCCGGACTATGGCCTGATCTGACCATCGTCCTCGACGTGGACCCCGAAACCGGACTGCGCCGGGCGCTGGCCCGCAACCTCAGCACCGGGGCTCCGGACGAAAGCCGGTTTGAGGCCGAAGATCTGGCCTTCCACACCCGCATACGGGAAGGCTACCTCACCTGGGCGGCCCTCAACCGCGCGCGCATCGCCGTGGTAGACGCCACAGGGACGCCGGAAACGGTATTCGACGCCATTCTACGCGTGCTGGAAGAACGCGGCCGTGTCTAG
- a CDS encoding amino acid ABC transporter permease, translated as MKKTRRPRRRLWPDFLILLTLAAAGAGIALRAQHQVPYDWDWKSLVPYLVRTEPALAPGLLLQGVAQTLRLSCWGGLIAIVLGAVGGLCRVSHWPYLRALSACLIHGIRNIPPLVLVFLGYFFLADQIPLLSHLHSAARTATGTIRGLLEFAFGPVSQMHALWSAACILGLMEGAYVAEIVRTGIESIPRGQWDAGSALGLSQGQILRHVVLPQALRVMVPPLAGQGISTVKDSAIMAVISIQELTFQGMQLMATTYRTFEVWTAVAVIYFLLTTVLSSLAQMVEGRLARGHASMQNRLTAAEHSR; from the coding sequence ATGAAAAAGACTCGCAGGCCACGGCGCCGGCTGTGGCCTGACTTTCTCATCCTCCTCACCCTTGCCGCCGCCGGGGCAGGGATCGCGCTGCGCGCCCAACACCAGGTGCCCTACGATTGGGACTGGAAATCCCTTGTCCCCTATCTCGTACGCACCGAACCTGCGCTTGCCCCGGGGCTGCTTCTCCAAGGGGTTGCCCAAACCCTGCGTCTTTCCTGCTGGGGCGGACTGATCGCCATAGTCCTTGGCGCCGTGGGCGGGCTGTGCCGGGTGAGCCACTGGCCGTATCTGCGCGCCCTCTCGGCATGCCTCATCCACGGCATCCGCAATATCCCGCCGCTGGTGCTCGTCTTTCTCGGCTATTTCTTCCTCGCGGACCAGATCCCGTTGCTCAGCCACCTGCATAGCGCCGCCCGCACCGCCACCGGCACTATTCGGGGCCTCTTGGAATTTGCCTTCGGCCCGGTGAGCCAGATGCACGCCCTGTGGTCCGCAGCGTGCATCTTGGGCCTCATGGAGGGGGCCTACGTGGCCGAAATCGTCCGGACCGGCATCGAATCCATCCCCCGCGGGCAATGGGACGCCGGCTCTGCCCTCGGGCTCTCCCAAGGGCAAATCCTGCGCCACGTGGTCCTGCCCCAGGCGCTGCGGGTCATGGTGCCGCCCTTGGCGGGGCAAGGCATCTCCACCGTCAAGGATTCCGCCATCATGGCGGTCATTTCCATCCAGGAGCTCACCTTCCAAGGCATGCAGCTCATGGCCACCACCTACCGCACCTTCGAGGTCTGGACCGCAGTGGCCGTCATCTATTTCCTTCTCACCACCGTGCTGTCCTCCTTGGCCCAGATGGTCGAGGGCCGTCTTGCCCGCGGCCACGCGAGCATGCAAAATCGGTTGACAGCAGCCGAGCACTCCCGCTAA
- a CDS encoding 4Fe-4S dicluster domain-containing protein, translated as MTGKRGRGQTQVRIYPDWCKGCGICVAFCPAGVFAMGPQGKAVVAKEELCIDCGFCELHCPDFAVSVTPRPGGEGTSQVSPKVHEESKEAEHGEQETRS; from the coding sequence ATGACTGGCAAGCGAGGACGGGGCCAAACCCAGGTGCGTATCTATCCGGACTGGTGTAAAGGCTGCGGCATTTGTGTGGCCTTTTGTCCGGCCGGGGTGTTCGCCATGGGGCCGCAGGGCAAGGCGGTGGTGGCCAAGGAAGAATTGTGTATAGATTGTGGATTTTGCGAACTTCACTGTCCGGATTTCGCGGTGTCCGTAACCCCGCGTCCTGGGGGAGAGGGCACTTCCCAGGTGAGTCCCAAGGTGCACGAGGAGTCTAAGGAGGCCGAGCATGGCGAGCAAGAAACGCGCTCGTAA